The Buchnera aphidicola (Meitanaphis elongallis) sequence TATCTCTTACAGAATTAGTATTAGAACGTGAATATAGTTTTCTAGACATAACAATAATTTTTTTCCTATTTATTTTTTCTAAGATTTTAATTATTTTTTTAGCATTAAAAAAATTTTGTTCTACTATTATCGCTCCTCCTAAAAGTGTTAGTGGATATGCATTCCAATATTGATGTTTATCTTTATGAGGAAATGGAACAAATATGGCTGGTAAACCAATATATTGAATTTCACTTACTGTAATAGCTCCGGAACGACAAATAATCATATCAGCCCAGTTATATGCTTCGGCAATATTTTCTATGAAAGAGGTTATTTTGTATGGATTCAGCTTAAATTTTTTATAATATTTTAATGTTTCATATGTGTTTTGTTTTCCTATTTGATGCCAAACAACAATTTTATTTTTTAGAACGTAAGCTACTTTAGGCAGTATAGAATTAAAAGTTCTGCATCCCTGAGTACCTCCAACAACCAGAATTCTAATTGGTCCTGTTCTTCCTTTAAAACGGGAAATAGGATTTGGCAAATTAATGATTTCTTGTCTTAATGGATTCCCCACGGTTTTTGCATGTAATATCGTTTCTGGAAATGCTTGCATTACTGTAGTGGATAATTTAGATAATATTGTATTAGATAACCCCATGACTCTGTTTTGTTCATGAATTAACAATGGTATTTTGCAAAAAAAAGATATTAATCCTCCTGGAAGAGAGATATATCCTCCCATTCCTAGTATTACATCGGGATTTATTTGTTTTATAATTAATTTAGCTTGGTAGCAAGCACGTATCATTTGAAACGGAAGTTTAATCAAGCTAAAAAAATTTTTTTTTGTTACGTTTATATTGATAAATTGAATAGGAATTTTATTTTTGGGAATGATTTTAGATTCGATACGGTTTGATGTTCCTAACCAGGATACGTTCCACCCTTTTTTTATCAATGTATGAGCAATGATTAATCCAGGAAAAATATGCCCACAAGTACCCCCTGCCATAATTATTATTGTTTTTTTGTTCATTTGTAGCCTTTATAGAATTTGTCTTTTATTTTTGTCTCAAAATCTATGCGTAATAATATAGCGATAGAAATAGAAATAATTATTAAACTAGATCCTCCGTAACTAATTAATGGTAAAGTTAAACCTTTAGTTGGTAATATTCCAACAGTAGTACCAATATTAATTAATGTTTGAGAAGTCAGCCAAATCCCGATTGAAAATGCG is a genomic window containing:
- the murG gene encoding undecaprenyldiphospho-muramoylpentapeptide beta-N-acetylglucosaminyltransferase, with translation MNKKTIIIMAGGTCGHIFPGLIIAHTLIKKGWNVSWLGTSNRIESKIIPKNKIPIQFININVTKKNFFSLIKLPFQMIRACYQAKLIIKQINPDVILGMGGYISLPGGLISFFCKIPLLIHEQNRVMGLSNTILSKLSTTVMQAFPETILHAKTVGNPLRQEIINLPNPISRFKGRTGPIRILVVGGTQGCRTFNSILPKVAYVLKNKIVVWHQIGKQNTYETLKYYKKFKLNPYKITSFIENIAEAYNWADMIICRSGAITVSEIQYIGLPAIFVPFPHKDKHQYWNAYPLTLLGGAIIVEQNFFNAKKIIKILEKINRKKIIVMSRKLYSRSNTNSVRDITNIIENTTHIY